One window of Salegentibacter sp. Hel_I_6 genomic DNA carries:
- the guaB gene encoding IMP dehydrogenase — protein MIAHESKILGEGLTYDDVLLVPAYSEVLPREVSIRTKFTKNISINVPIVSAAMDTVTESRMAIAMAREGGIGVLHKNMTAEQQALKVRKVKRAESGMIIDPVTLPITATVSDAKASMREHSIGGIPIVDEEGKLLGIVTNRDLRFEKNNKRPISEVMTSENLVTVAEGTSLDEAEDILQEYKIEKLPVINENKKLVGLITFRDITKLTQKPNANKDSFGRLRVAAAIGVTADAVERAKALVNAGVDAIIIDTAHGHTRGVVSVLKDVKSKFPDLEVVVGNIATAEAAKYLAEAGADAVKVGIGPGSICTTRVVAGVGFPQFSAVLEVAAALKGSGVPVIADGGIRYTGDIPKALAAGADCVMLGSLLAGTKESPGETIIYEGRKFKSYRGMGSVEAMQKGSKDRYFQDVEDDIKKLVPEGIVGRVPYKGELEESIHQFVGGLKAGMGYCGAKDVETLKETAKFVKITASGIHESHPHDVAITNESPNYSR, from the coding sequence ATGATCGCACACGAATCCAAAATCTTAGGAGAAGGCCTTACTTACGACGATGTACTGCTTGTTCCCGCTTATTCTGAAGTATTACCTAGAGAAGTAAGCATTCGCACAAAATTCACCAAAAATATTTCTATAAACGTTCCAATTGTTTCTGCAGCAATGGATACGGTTACTGAATCAAGAATGGCAATTGCTATGGCTCGTGAAGGTGGAATTGGTGTTTTGCACAAAAATATGACTGCCGAGCAGCAAGCGCTTAAAGTAAGAAAAGTGAAAAGAGCAGAAAGTGGGATGATTATAGACCCCGTTACTTTGCCAATTACCGCTACTGTAAGTGATGCTAAAGCAAGTATGCGAGAGCATAGCATTGGAGGAATTCCTATTGTAGATGAAGAAGGGAAATTGTTAGGAATTGTCACGAACAGGGATCTGCGATTTGAGAAAAACAACAAAAGACCTATTTCAGAAGTGATGACTTCTGAGAACCTGGTTACCGTTGCTGAAGGTACTTCACTGGATGAGGCAGAAGATATTTTACAGGAATATAAAATTGAAAAGTTACCTGTAATAAACGAAAATAAAAAATTGGTTGGACTTATCACTTTTAGAGATATAACCAAACTTACCCAAAAGCCAAATGCCAATAAAGATAGCTTCGGAAGACTTCGTGTAGCAGCTGCTATTGGCGTAACTGCTGATGCTGTAGAACGGGCTAAAGCCTTAGTAAATGCAGGAGTAGATGCTATAATAATTGATACCGCACATGGGCATACCAGGGGTGTGGTATCGGTATTAAAAGACGTGAAATCTAAATTCCCCGATTTGGAAGTGGTTGTAGGAAATATTGCCACTGCCGAAGCTGCAAAATACCTTGCTGAAGCTGGTGCAGATGCGGTAAAAGTAGGGATTGGTCCTGGTTCTATTTGTACTACAAGAGTAGTAGCAGGTGTTGGTTTTCCTCAATTTTCAGCGGTACTTGAAGTAGCTGCAGCTTTGAAGGGAAGTGGTGTGCCGGTGATTGCCGATGGTGGAATTCGTTATACAGGAGATATCCCAAAAGCACTAGCTGCAGGAGCCGATTGTGTGATGCTTGGTTCTTTACTTGCCGGGACTAAAGAGTCGCCTGGGGAAACCATTATTTACGAAGGAAGAAAATTTAAATCTTATCGTGGTATGGGATCGGTAGAGGCGATGCAAAAAGGTTCTAAAGATCGCTATTTCCAGGATGTGGAAGATGATATCAAAAAGTTGGTTCCAGAAGGAATTGTTGGTCGAGTTCCATATAAAGGTGAATTAGAAGAAAGTATTCATCAGTTTGTTGGTGGCTTAAAAGCTGGAATGGGATACTGTGGCGCTAAAGATGTAGAAACTTTAAAAGAGACTGCAAAATTCGTGAAAATTACTGCTTCGGGAATTCACGAGAGCCATCCTCACGATGTAGCTATTACTAACGAATCTCCTAATTATAGTAGATAG
- a CDS encoding ABC transporter ATP-binding protein, giving the protein MLSINSISKSFDKGKTFALKEVSFKLKEGDVCAIVGESGSGKTTLVRLIAGLERPDHGSIILNNKELSSVKKLVPPEKRKIGLVFQEYALFPHFDLLKNVSYGISKLKNKKERALEMLELVGLSGLEKRYPHQLSGGQQQRVALARALAPNPSLLILDEPFSNLDAMLRMQLRSQVFEIIKKTGVTAIFVTHDTQDALSVADEILILQHGKVIQKDQASNLYIKPNSVYVASLFGNTIQLNKELQTAFNCPLNPNCNHAIRNENLSINEECEYITHARVLKKTFLGNATQLLLKLDNGQKISVVTKDTNVADLIKIGFNSTDVLEFAG; this is encoded by the coding sequence ATGCTAAGCATAAATTCCATTTCTAAAAGCTTCGATAAAGGCAAAACTTTTGCTCTTAAAGAAGTCTCATTTAAGCTAAAAGAAGGAGATGTATGTGCTATAGTGGGCGAAAGCGGAAGTGGAAAAACAACGCTGGTTAGGCTCATTGCCGGTTTGGAACGACCCGATCACGGGAGTATTATTCTCAATAATAAAGAGCTTTCTTCAGTAAAAAAGCTTGTTCCGCCCGAAAAGCGTAAAATAGGGCTGGTATTCCAGGAATACGCCTTGTTTCCCCATTTCGATCTTCTTAAAAATGTGAGCTACGGAATTTCAAAACTTAAAAATAAAAAAGAACGTGCATTGGAAATGCTGGAGCTGGTAGGACTTAGCGGACTTGAAAAACGCTATCCGCATCAACTTTCTGGTGGGCAGCAGCAACGCGTGGCCCTGGCCAGGGCATTGGCACCAAATCCATCTTTGTTGATCTTAGACGAGCCTTTTAGTAACCTGGATGCTATGCTTAGAATGCAATTGCGTAGTCAGGTTTTTGAGATTATAAAGAAAACCGGTGTTACGGCAATCTTTGTAACCCATGATACGCAGGACGCACTTTCTGTGGCCGATGAAATCCTTATCCTTCAGCATGGGAAAGTAATTCAAAAAGACCAGGCTTCAAATTTGTACATCAAACCTAATTCGGTTTACGTGGCTTCACTTTTTGGAAATACCATTCAGCTGAATAAAGAGCTGCAAACAGCTTTTAATTGCCCATTAAATCCTAATTGTAATCACGCAATTCGTAACGAAAACCTTAGTATTAACGAGGAATGTGAGTATATAACTCACGCCCGGGTTTTGAAAAAAACCTTTTTAGGTAACGCTACACAATTACTGCTGAAACTTGATAACGGTCAAAAAATTTCAGTAGTCACAAAAGATACTAATGTGGCAGATCTAATAAAAATTGGATTCAATTCTACCGATGTCCTGGAATTCGCCGGATAA
- a CDS encoding iron ABC transporter permease: MAIVLFIALPVIAIALKLLEGPGETWQHLVNNLLVDYIGNSFFLIFACSVLVLILGVGSAWLVARFEFPLRKQLEWLLILPLAIPSYIVAYAYAGVFDYGGSLELILRGLNLEFIRIDIMNKFGLAFVLSISLFPYVYVSSRAFFLNQAGNLLEASTMLGVGEFKSFFRLMLPLARPAIIAGLILVLMEVLNDYGAAQYFGVNTFTTGIFRAWFSLEEPETAVYLSALLIFIVFALILFEKWQRKHIQVTGNKASGRTHRKLGTKPMQWLKFILVLIPVMLGFFIPVGQLMYWAFLTAEKVFDFDFILLSLQSFGIALVTSMVTVLFATLLIYFAKWSSINGIKSISRLGILGYAIPGAVVAIGIMIPTLAFDKWFINTMDSVFGVKTGFLFNGTLVALVYAYCVRFLAVAYNPIESTALKVSNSIPDSSKMLGVGNFKTFFKIEFPLIKTGILSAVILVFIDVLKELPLTLILKPFHINTLAVKAFEYASDEMVMEAAIPSLFIIFTATIPVIFLNRLLIKE; encoded by the coding sequence TTGGCCATCGTTCTTTTTATTGCCTTACCGGTCATTGCTATTGCCTTAAAATTACTGGAAGGTCCGGGGGAAACCTGGCAGCATCTGGTGAATAACCTCCTGGTAGATTATATTGGGAATTCGTTCTTTTTGATTTTTGCCTGTAGTGTACTGGTACTTATCCTGGGCGTGGGTAGTGCCTGGCTGGTAGCCCGATTTGAATTTCCGCTTAGAAAGCAGCTGGAATGGTTGTTAATTTTACCGCTCGCTATTCCCTCTTATATTGTTGCATACGCCTACGCAGGGGTTTTTGATTACGGCGGTAGCCTCGAGCTTATCTTAAGAGGATTAAACCTCGAATTTATTCGTATAGATATCATGAATAAATTCGGATTGGCCTTTGTACTTAGTATTTCCCTTTTTCCTTATGTGTATGTGAGTTCTCGTGCATTCTTTTTAAATCAAGCCGGGAATTTACTGGAAGCTTCCACAATGCTTGGTGTTGGGGAGTTCAAATCTTTTTTTAGGTTGATGCTGCCTTTGGCCAGGCCGGCAATTATCGCCGGACTTATCCTGGTTTTAATGGAAGTTTTAAACGATTATGGTGCTGCTCAGTATTTTGGAGTCAATACTTTTACCACCGGAATTTTCAGGGCCTGGTTCTCCTTAGAAGAGCCGGAAACCGCAGTTTACCTTTCTGCATTGCTTATTTTTATTGTTTTTGCACTTATTTTATTCGAAAAATGGCAAAGGAAACACATACAGGTTACGGGAAATAAAGCCTCCGGCCGTACCCATAGAAAATTGGGAACAAAACCCATGCAATGGCTAAAGTTTATCCTGGTTTTAATTCCTGTAATGTTAGGGTTTTTTATCCCGGTAGGGCAATTGATGTACTGGGCTTTTTTAACGGCAGAAAAAGTATTCGATTTCGATTTTATTCTTCTTTCGTTACAAAGTTTTGGGATTGCTTTAGTTACTTCGATGGTAACCGTGCTTTTTGCAACTTTACTTATATATTTTGCGAAGTGGAGCAGTATAAATGGTATTAAAAGTATATCCAGGTTAGGGATTTTAGGTTACGCCATTCCCGGCGCGGTTGTGGCGATTGGAATTATGATTCCTACCCTGGCTTTTGATAAGTGGTTTATTAACACAATGGATTCGGTCTTTGGTGTAAAAACCGGTTTTTTATTTAACGGAACGCTGGTGGCATTGGTTTATGCATATTGCGTTAGGTTTTTAGCGGTAGCTTACAACCCTATAGAATCTACAGCTTTAAAAGTAAGTAATAGCATTCCAGATTCTTCTAAAATGCTGGGTGTGGGAAATTTTAAAACCTTCTTTAAAATAGAATTTCCGCTTATTAAAACAGGAATTTTAAGCGCAGTAATCCTTGTGTTTATAGATGTTTTAAAGGAATTACCATTAACCTTAATATTAAAGCCATTTCATATTAATACGCTTGCTGTGAAAGCTTTTGAGTATGCGAGTGACGAAATGGTTATGGAGGCCGCAATTCCTTCATTATTTATTATCTTCACGGCTACCATTCCCGTGATATTTTTGAACAGGTTATTGATAAAAGAATAA
- a CDS encoding OmpH family outer membrane protein, whose protein sequence is MIRSSLLIVFLCFSVVLNAQTKVGTIDTDFIISQMPEMEEVNSGLKTYDQELQQDFQANVKQYDTLVKSYQSNAETLAEEARQESESEIIELENQIKQFRQRAQVMMQMRRNELTDPLYKKIDAAMRSVIQEEGFTQILHAGGNSLAFSAEEYDITDKVLKKLGIEPTAQTEAEQE, encoded by the coding sequence ATGATACGAAGCAGTTTATTAATTGTCTTTTTATGCTTTAGCGTTGTTCTAAACGCACAAACCAAAGTAGGAACCATAGATACTGACTTTATCATTTCACAAATGCCGGAAATGGAAGAAGTAAATTCTGGATTAAAAACCTACGACCAGGAACTTCAACAGGATTTTCAGGCAAATGTAAAACAATATGATACTCTGGTAAAAAGCTATCAGTCTAATGCTGAAACTCTTGCAGAAGAAGCCCGGCAGGAAAGTGAATCTGAAATAATTGAATTGGAGAACCAAATCAAACAATTTAGACAAAGGGCCCAGGTAATGATGCAAATGCGAAGAAACGAACTCACCGATCCGCTTTATAAAAAGATTGATGCCGCAATGCGTTCTGTAATTCAGGAAGAAGGTTTTACTCAAATTCTTCATGCAGGTGGAAATAGCCTCGCCTTTTCAGCAGAAGAATACGATATTACAGATAAAGTATTGAAAAAATTGGGAATTGAACCTACCGCCCAGACTGAAGCCGAGCAAGAATAA